The following is a genomic window from Hymenobacter gelipurpurascens.
TTAACAACCCCTACTTCGACGGCGGCGCTTCCATCTGCATTGGCATTCTGCTGGTGTCGGTAGCTATCTTTTTGATTTACAAAACCAAAGGCCTGCTAGTAGGCGAAGGTGTAGACGACGAAACCCTGGATGCGCTGGAAACCCTGGCCCGTCAGCAACGCGGCGTGGAGCAGGTGCGCCGGCCCCTCACTATGTATCTGGGGCCGCACGATGTGGTGCTGGCCCTCGATGTGGAATTCCATGACCACCTCTCGGCCGTGGAAGTGGAGCGCACCGTAGACGCGCTTCAGGATGCCATCCGGGCGAAGTTCCCCGAATTCAAGCGTATCTTCATCGAGGCCAAAGGTTTATCGGGCAAGTCCCGCAGTCCTTTGCCTACCGATCAGCCGGTGTCGCCGCAGATCTAGGCCTGTTCTATCAGGCTCCTTCCGGCGGCTATGTGTCACCTACCCTACCCGCTATGCCAAACGACTTTTTCGCCACTTCCCCCTTTCAATCCTTCTGGATGGGCGGCTTCGAATGCACCGACCAACTCAACGCCTTCGGCCACCGGGTAGACTTTCTGCCCCTCACAGGCCACCTCCCGCTGCTGGATGATGATTACAGCCGTTTGCAGGAATTCAGTATTGGTAGTGTCCGGGAAGGTATCCGGTGGAGTCAGATCGAGAAAACACCGTACCACTACGACTGGAGCACCGTGCAGGTAATGCTTGATGCGGGGCGCCGCCATGGCATTCAGCAAATCTGGGACTTGTGCCACTTCGGCTACCCCGACGACCTGACGCCTTTGCACCCCATGTTTGCGCGGCGCTTCGCCTTTCTCTGCCGGGCTTTCGTGGATTTCTACCGCCAGCAGCGCCCCGACGATGTGCTCATCGTGACGCCCATCAACGAGGTAAGCTTCATGAGTTGGCTGGGGGGCGATGTACGGGGCACCTCACCGTATTGCGTAGGCCAGGGCTGGGAAGTGAAACGGGGCCTGATGCGCGCTTATATTGAGGGCGTAGCGGCCCTGCAGGAAGCCGACCCCACCATCCGTATTCTTACCACCGAGCCCCTCATCCGGATTGTGCCGCGGTTTGGGGCGAGTGCCGGCGAGGTGCGGCGGGCCAAGGAGTTCGATGTAAACCAGTTTCAGAGTGTAGACATGCTCTGCGGGCGCATCTGCCCCGAATTGGGCGGCCGCCCCGAATACCTGGATTTGCTGGGCTTCAACTATTACTACGACAACCAGTGGCAGCTGGAGCCGCATCAAACGCTGCCTTGGGCCAACGACTTCAACGACCCCCGTTTCCGCCTTCTGAGCCACCTGCTCAAGCGGGCATACAAGCGCTACGGCCGCCCCGTGGTCCTCACCGAAACCAGCCATCCAGGCGTTGATCGGCCGTTCTGGATCAAGATGATAGCCGAAGAATCGGCAGCAGCCATCCGGGCCGGCGTGCCGCTACTGGGCGTGTGCCTCTACCCCATCATCGATCGGCCCGACTGGGACCATCTTACGCCCTGGCACCGGGCCGGGCTTTGGGATGTTGACCTAGGCCACCCCGAGCCCGGCCTGACGCGCGTGCTGCATGAGCCATCGGCGGAAGCGCTTCGCGTGGCCCAGGCGCAAGTGAGTCTTGCTCAGCAAAAAGCCGCCAAACGGCGTTTCTCCACCGTACCTTCTTCCCTATAAACCCACTCTCGCCCGTGACTTCAGCCGACTTGTTACAGCAGTTCCGACAGGCCTTCGCCGACGTAAACCTGTCGCCGGAGGAGGCACGCCAGCTGCGTAGCAACTTGGCAAGTTTCGGCAAGAGTGGAGGTTCCGTGGAGACGTTGCGCCATCAGCTATTTGCCTTGGCGCACGAGCGGTTCAATACCTTCAAGGATAAAGCCGTGCTGGAGTGGCTGGAAGAAGCCAGTGCCCTGTTGCCCAATGGCACTGTAAGCCATCAGGAGAGCAACTCCACTGCAGTTCCGATGGCGTATTCGTCGCAGGTGTATTTCAGTCCTGGCCTAGCGTGCGTTGAAGCCATCCAGCGGTTTGTGCAGGAAGCGCGCCACACGCTGGACATCTGTGTTTTCACGGTAGCTGATGACCGCCTGACGGATGCCTTGCTAGCCGCCCACCACAGGGGAGTACGTCTGCGCCTGCTTACTGATAACGACAAGGTGCAGGACCGTGGCTCCGATGTGCAACAGCTACACGCGGCCGGCATCCCGACGCGCACTGACCGCACGGAGTACCATATGCACCATAAGTTTGCCTTGGCAGATGGCCGCGCGGTACTAACCGGCAGCTACAACTGGACACGCTCAGCGGCGGCCCACAACCACGAGAACCTACTCATCACGCAGGAGCCAGCCATTGTAGGCCAGTACCTCCAGGAGTTCAACCGCCTGTGGGAAGAGATGACCGTGTTTGGTGCTCCTCAGAAACCCTAGCTCTGCTGGCCTACTGAGCGGCAGTAGGGCTGGCGGGTTCCGCCTTGGGCCGACGAATTACTAACGGCTGCGTAGTCGTGACGGTGCCCACGGTGAGGTGCAGGTTGTAGTCGCCGGCGGGCAGGCTGGTGAAGTCGAGGGTTTGGTTGTGCTGGCCGGGTGCTTGCTTGCGGTAATCGGAAACGCGCACCACAATGCCGCGCTGGTCGTAGAGCACCCAGCCCAGCGGCATGGTTTCCGCCAGTTGATAGTGCATCTGCACTACCCCGTTGGAAGGGTTCGGGTACACACTCATTTTGTTGGCCCCGATACCCGGCATGTTGTTGGCGGCGAGGGTAGTGGCGGGAACTTCAATGGTAGCAGGCTCCAGCTTCCACTGTTGCGTTGGCTCGCCTTTGTAGCGCCACTGCTGAATGCCACCATCGGCAGAGTCTTTGGCGGTGAGAGCTTTGCGGCTATGCTTGGCAATAAGCTTGTAGTACCCGTCGCCGGCGTCTTCTATCTGCCAGAGCTGGTTGTTGCCACTGTAGTAGCTCCACAGGCTCAGGGGCGCTCCATTGGAGGTAGAGCTGCCCAATACTTCCAGCACTTTGCTGCTGCCCTGCACCAGTAGGCGGTAAAATCCTTCGCCAGCGCTTTCAATTTTCCACTGAGCCGGAGTGCTGCGGCCCGGCATTGCAGCGGCCTGGGTACCCCTGAACGGACGGCTTTCGTCGACTACTTCCAAAGGCGTGTTGTTTGCCTTGGATTTCAGCATAAACACGTTTCCAGCCAGAGACGCCGCCGGTGCGGAGGTTACTGTGGGCTTAGCCGCCGGAGCAGGCTTTTCCGTTGCTTTAGCCGCCACCGTTTTGGGGGCAGTAACTGCTTTCACAGGTGCTGCTTTGGCAGCGGCCGTTTTGGTGGCGGCTTTGGCTGCCGCTGGCTGAGCTACAACAGCTTTAGCGGCCGGCACCTCGGCTGGCGCTTTAGGCGCCGCTGCCTTGGGCGCCGACGCTGCTTTGGCAGCAGCCAAGGCCGCTGCTACAGCTTCAGCGGGGTCAGGCGTGGTGGGCGAACCTAGGGGGTACAGGTTGCCCATCGGGATAGTCTGGAGGGCCTGCCCGGGAGCCATCCATTGGAGCTGTAGGCCAGCATCTCCTTCCTCATCAAAATACTCCAGCTTGATGGTGGTTTTCTCACCAGCCGCCAAACTAACGGCGTTGCCATCAAGCCGCACGGAGCCTTTACCATTCCAGGTATCAATCACCTTTTTGCCATTCACCCAGAGGCGTACGCCTTCCGCGCTGGTCACCGAAAACTTGTAGTTGCCGGTAGAAGGAGCCGCCAGTAACCCTTCCCAACGTACTGAGAAGTTATCGGCCGGAAGCTCGGGAGCGGGCGCAGTGGCTGCCCAGCGGAAATCTACGGCCGGATCGAGGCGCTTGAGCACGGGGGCTCCGGCCAATGAGCCATTGTTGAAGTATGAGGCCGTGAGTCCGGTACCTAGCCCCTGCGCCGAAGCAGCAGATACTCCACCAAAGAGCCCAAACCCAAGAATTGAACAGAACAGTAAATTTCGCACAGTAGCTATCGTGATGGGTGAACAGAGAGGAGCAAACCAGAGGGGCGCTGGACGTTCTAAAATGAAGCGTGAAAGGCGACTATCTGGTTTTAATCCACTGAGACCAACACAATATAAATCAATTCTTCTGGCATTTATCTCATATACTTGCCATCATCCTATCAATCAGTATTTTAATACACATATATCCTGTGTTTAACTACTGTTGCATAGTTGCCTTATCCTAGTTATGTGCATCTTTACCGTCTCTACCGCCCGCCTATGTCTGCTGCTTCCGCTTATTTATCCTCGCCGCTAGGCCTACTGGAAATCAGGGGTACTGATGCCGGTTTGCAAGCCGTCCGCTTTCTGGACAACGCCCCTGCCGGATTGTACGAAACGCAGAAATCGGCCGTACCGGCCTGCCTGGTGGAGCCCTATCAGCAGCTACAGGCCTACTTCGGGCGCGAGCTGCGCGAGTTCGACCTGACGTATGCCGTGGAGCAGGGCACCGATTTTCAGCAGCGGGTATGGGGTATCCTGCCCCGCATAGGATTCGGGCACACTGCCTCCTACCTCGATCTGGCCAGGCTGCTGCAAAACCCCGGTGCCGTACGGGCCGTGGGCGCAGCCAATGGCCAGAACCCACTAGCCATTGTGTGGCCCTGTCATCGAATTATCGGGGCCAATGGGCAGCTTACAGGCTACGCAGGTGGCCTAGCGCGCAAAAAGTGGCTGCTGGATTTTGAGCGTCCGGCGGCACAAGGCGAGCTGTTTGCCTTTGCCTCCCAACCACATAGTGGCCTAGCGCAACCACTTAACTCTTTTTAGTTCAGCGCACAACTGCTCTGGCCCCGGAGGTGGCTCCCACAAAGGGGAGCAGATCCTGATAAATCACGTTGTGCTGCCAGTAGAGCTGTAGCACCATGGGCGCGTGCTTTTTACCGGGCAGCACTTTCAGGACGGGTTGCTGCCCCAAGCTTACCAGCTTCTGCCGGAATTTCTCGCTGCTGCTACTGATGGAGGGGTAGGTTTCGCCGCCCACAAACAACAGGAAAGGAGGCGTGCTGGCCGTAACATGGTACATGGCCGATACCTGCCGCCACACGGCAGGCTCTTTCCCGAAGGGCACCAAGTATTGCGCGTCGCCGGGGTACTGCATCTTCTGCAGATAGTCGTACATATCGAGGCCAGCCGGATCATCGAGAATGACGCCCCGCACGGGGTTTTGCGCCAGGCCCCGGCGCGCCAGCACCTGATTATCGGAGGCGAGCAGAGCCGCTAGGCCACCTCCGGCCGAGTGTCCCATCAGAAACAGCCGCTGCGGGTCGCCGCCATATTCCCGAATGTGCTCCACCGTCCAGGCCACGGCCCGGGCACAGTCATCGGCCATGGCGGGCACCTCAACAGCGGGTGCCAGCCGGTAGTTTATCACTACCGCTACTACACCCTGCTTAGCTAGCCGGCGCCCTACAAACGAGTAAAAATCCTTGTTGCCGCTGTCCCAGCTGCCGCCATGAATGAACACTACCACTGGGCGCAACTCCGCAGATTTTCCCTTGGGCGCATACACATCGAGGCGGTGGCGTTCCGTATCAAACGTTGGGTCAGAGGCGGGCACGTAGGCCACATCCTGGGTCCGGTGGCTGGGCCGGGCCACGGCGTATTCGTTGGCCACTACCAAAAGGAAAAGCAGGGCAAGGCCGCCCGGGAAAATCTGAAAAAAGAAAGTGCGCATGCAATAGGAAGAAATGGGAAAGCCCGCCGTTGAAAAACAGCTTAGCCCAGGGCCTGTATCGGGCCTATATACTGAAGGGGCAGCCCGCCGGATTGCCGGCTCCGCTAGCCCCAACGGCCGCCCTAGGCCAGGGTTGCGGCCGGCCGCTTATCTTTGGTACCTAGCCGCACTTTCTTCGGCTTTTTCATTCTATGACACCGATAAAATCTACGCTGCTTCTGGCGGCAGCACTGCTTGTTTGGGGTATCACGCCGGCCCACGCCCAGCGCAAAACCAAAGTCAAGACCAAAGGGGAAGCTTCTGCGGCCATCAGCCCCGCCAACCGGTTGCTGCCGTTGTTTGGGGGCCTTACCCCTGCCCAGGCCGAGCAGCTGGTGGGAAAAGCTTTCCTGGCTGACATTGAGCGCAGCTTCGCCTCGCGCGCCGAGGCGAGCCGCTTCTTCTCCACGAAAGGCTACGAGTACCTCACCGAAAACCAGGCGGATACCGCACAGTATCGGTTCAACCTGGCCTGGCTCCTGGACCAAAAAAACCCGGAGGCCTACCGTGGCCTAGGCATCATTGCCAGCCAGAAAGCTACGCCGGAAGCCTCCATCGGTTTGCTGACCCAGGGCCTGGCCGTCGACCCCAAGAATGCTAACCTCCTCTCCGACCTCGGTGCCAGCTACTTGATCGTGTACCAGCAGTCGAAAAAGAAAAAAGACTTGACCACGGCCTCTACTTACCTGGAGCAGGCTGCCGCGCTGGATGCCACCAACGCCGACACCTGGCAGCAGATGGCCCGCGTCTATTTCTATCAGGAAAAGTACCCTCAGGCCTGGGAAGCTATTCATAAGGGCCAGCAGATCAACATCGGGAGCCTGGATTTTCAACTGATTACGGAGCTACAAGCCAAGCTGCCAGACCCTTCCGGCCAGTTCAAATAAAGCCTGGGGCGGCACGTTAGACAACAGCCGACGCCTTAGTGGCGTATGCCGTAGCCTCTCACCTAACGTTGTTCTCGTGAAACTCCGCCCTCTGCTTCCTGCCCTATTGTTGCTTTCCGTTGCCGCCACTGAGCAGGCTACCGCTCAGGACTACGGCCCGGAGCGCCGCCGCCGACATTATGCCAGCAACGCCCGCCCCTACTACCGGGGTCCGGTTCGGTTTACGCTGGGCGGCGGTGTAGGCCTCTATAATGGCGACCTGACCAGCAGCCTCTCCGACCAATTTCCGGGAGGCAGCGTGAGCCTAGGCCTATTATATAAGGTGCGTCCGCACTGGTTGGTAGGTGGCGAGGCCACATATTTTGCCCTAGGGGCCAAAGATTATCTGCCGGAGCGCAATCTGGCGTTCCGGGGCCGCAATGGCTCGGGCGTGGCGTTCCTGCGCTGGGAGCCTTTCACGGATGAAGCTGCTTTTGCCGATCCGCGCAGCCCCGCTTCCTTAATCAAGCCCTACCTGAAGGCAGGAGTCGGCTTTCTGGTGTATAGCCCACGGGCCTACAATGGCACCATGCGCGCCGATGATAACACGTCCTTCTTAGCCACGGAGCGCGAAAACATCTATCCGGGTGTTGCCGGGGTAGCTCCGGTAGGCGTGGGCGTTACGCTGCGGCTGTTGCCTAAGCTCAATGCTTCTATTGAAGGCAGCTACTACTTCACCACTACCGATCAGCTGGACGACATCAGTACGGTAAGTGGGCGCTCCAGCTCTGCCAACAACGATGGCTACGGCCTAGTGGAGTTGAAGCTGGAATACGCGCCTTGGCGCCGCTAGGCCACTTCTCATAGGCGTAATCACAAAAAAGACTGGCCTAGAAGGTCAGTCTTTTTTGTTTGGCTTCATCTAAACAAAGAAGGCCCGCCAATCGGCAGGCCTTCTTTTCACTTGTCAGCTTAACGCGGGGAAGCTTATTGCTTCACGAAACGCTCGTGGAACGACTTCTGACCGTCGCTCACCGTCAGCAGGTAGATGCCTTTGGCGAGGGTAGCCACGTGCAGCTGGCCGTTCTCGAAGCGGGCACCGACTACTTTAGCACCGCGTAGGTCCGTCACAGTGGCCGTTTTGGCCTCTGCGCCGCCGGGCAGCGAAATGTTCAGTACATCGGAAGCAGGGTTCGGGTAGAGCTCCAGCTTCTTGCTTACTTCGTTGGTCAGGGTCATGCCACCAGCCAGTGCCGGGGCTTCTGGAGCCAAAGTACCACCCGAGATATTGATGGTGTAGTCTTCAGTTTCGCCGTAGCTGTAGCTGTTGCAGCTCGTGGTAGCCGAGGCGTCGCTCATGATAACACGCATACGGGTAGCACCGCTCTTGGCCGTAGCCGGAACCGTGAAGGTGCTGCTCAGGGTACCCGTGCTAGACGAAGAACCCGATACTACCGTTTCGCCAGCATCCGTGAATACGCCGTTCTGGTTGTAGTCGATGTATATCTTCCAATACTCGGTGTAGGCCGTAGAGGCATAACCAGCCGAGAAGTTGATGGTCTGGGAAGAGCCAGCGGCTACCGAGGTAGAAGTAGCCGTGCCGTTGTAGTAGCCACCATCAGCACCCGAGGTGCGGGCAATGGTACCCAGCTTTACGTAGTCGATCCACTCGTAGGCCACGCTCGTGCCTTTCGAAGTGCAGTAAGTAGTGGTGGGCGGAGGCGTGGTGCCACCGGCAGCGGCGCCTACACCTACTGCGTACCAAGCATTCGTAACAGCCGTTACCTGGGACGAGCCAGCGCCGTACAGGTCCGTAGCGGCCGAGATAGAGCCCGTGCGGGCGTTAGCGTAGGTAGAGGAAGCCGTCAGATACACGCTTTCGGTGCGGTAGGCAATTTTAGCGGCGGCATCAATGCCGATGCCTGCTACCGAGTAAGCGCTGCCGATGTCGTTGGTGCCGCTGCCGCCCTGAGCGAGCAGGTAGAACCAGTAGTTTAGTACGCCCGAGTTGGTGTGTACTCCACCGTAGTCGTTAGCCGAAGTAGGCGACGTGGTGGTAGCCTTCCAGTACGTGCCTTTGTAGGTATCGGGCTGGCCGTAGGTGTTGGGGCTGCTCATGGAGCGCAGGGCGCCACCGGTCTTCTTAATTTCTTCGCCAATCAGCCAGGTAGACTTGCCGGCCAGGCCGTACACACCCGCGGTGTAGGCCTCTACGCAAGCACCCCAGATATCGGAGAAGCCTTCGTTCATGGCACCCGACTCGTTCTGGTAGGTCAGGTTAGCCGTTTTTTCGCACACGGCATGGCCGATTTCGTGGCCGCATACGTCTAGCGCCGCCAGTGGCTTGAAGGTGCTGGCACCGTCGCCGTAGGTCATTACGGAGCCGTTCCAGTAAGCATTTTCGTAGCCTACTCCGTCTCCGGGGGTGTCATCGAAGTGTACGTAGCTCTTGATTTTAGCACCGGCGTTGTCGTAGGAATTACGCGTGTGCTTGGCTTGCCAGTAATCATAGGTAGCCTGGGCTCCGAAGTGGGCGTCGCCGGCTACGTTATCGAAGTTGGCGTTGTTGTACTCGGTGGCCGTCCAGTTGTTGTCAGCGTCGATGAAGTCGGTGGCGGCGGTGTAGCTGCTGCCCTTCTTGCAGTTGTAGGTTTCAATGCCCAGGCCGCGGGTAGTTTCGCGCAGGTAATAGCCGCCGGTGGTGGTGCCATTAGCCAACGAGCGGGTGCCACTGTAAGCCGTAGCAAACGTAGCCGTAGCAGCGGCGTGCTTGATGATGTTGTCCTGCATCACCACTTCGCCGGTGTGCGCATCTACATAAATGTAGGCGCGGCTAACGGGCTGCTGAGCGTAGATGTTGAACTTCCAGGCCAGAGTAGGCTGGCCAGCCAGCTCCGCATTGGTCGTGAGCTGGTTACGCACAATCACCAGCTCGCCTTGTGGGGCATAGGTGGCATTGTCATTGGTTTCCATTGCACGCAGGCCGGCCTCTTCGCGCGGGTCCTGCCACATGTACTTCTTGGCACCCACGAAAGACAACGCTTTACCAAGAGCAGACTGAGAATTCAGGGAAGGCGTAGTGTTCAGGCCTTCAATGCGCTCAAACTGGCCGCTGATGCTGGCTACTTTATCCTGGCGGGCATGCACGGTGTACGAGGCATGCTCTACCTTCACGCCTTTGTAGTACTGATTGTACTTCTCGTGTACGAAGCCCAGTTGATCGGTCTCCGTTTTCGTGCGAAGCATCTGGTCATCAGCACGAAGCTGCAGCTGCTCTTTCAACGCCTGGTCGGCCTGGCTCAGGCTGTAGGCTTTGGTTTGGGCATTGAATTCTACTAAGTAAGGAGTTCCGTTCTCGTTGAGCGTTTTGCCCGCTGCACGAGACAAATCCTGGGCGTAGGCGCTGGAAACCGCCAAGCCGCCGAGTAACATTAATGCTACCGCTGGGTACTTTTTCTTCATAAAAGAAAGGTTGGTTGTGGAAAAGGAGGAGGACAAGCACTTGAATTCTCTCTAGTTGACTAAAAAGAGCAACAAGAGGGAACCAAATTAAATATTTTTTAATGCCTTATCGATATTTATAAAAAAAAGTTGCCTAACCGCCACTATTACTACAGAATCTTCAATGATGAGCTCCATTCTATCAAGAAATGGCAAAACACTGTCTTCTTATCATTTAAGACCTTTATTTGCCTGAGCTGTTACTAGCACCAAACGGGTTTTGCATAATCAAACTGGTTTATTTTAGAATATTTTAAGGAAAATAAAATGTCTTTTTCTGCTGAAAAATTTTCAAGCCGCTGGTCTTTGCACGGTCAAGTAGCCTTGGTTACCGGAGCATCTAAAGGAATTGGGGCCGCGGTGGCAACTGAACTGCTGGCGCTGGGGGCCACTGTGCTGGCCGTAGCCCGGCAGGCGCCTGCCTTAGAGGTGCAGGTAGCCGACTGGAAAGCCCAAGGCTTCGATGCCTACGGTTTCACGGCCGATGTGAGCCAGGCAGCCGAACGGCAGGCGCTGCTGGCAGACGTGACCAGCCGCTGGCCGCACCTGCATATTCTGGTGAACAATGTGGGTACCAACATCCGCAAGCCCACCACCGACTATACCTCCGAGGAATACCGCCACCTGCTGGCCACCAACCTCGATTCGGCGTGGGAACTGAGCCGAGCCGCGCAGCCCCTGCTGCAAGCCGCCGGCCACAGCAGTATCGTGAATATCTCGTCGGTGGCAGGCCTAGTGCACGTTCGGACGGGTTCTATTTATGGCATGACCAAAGCGGCGCTGGTGCAGCTCACG
Proteins encoded in this region:
- a CDS encoding glycosyltransferase family protein, with amino-acid sequence MPNDFFATSPFQSFWMGGFECTDQLNAFGHRVDFLPLTGHLPLLDDDYSRLQEFSIGSVREGIRWSQIEKTPYHYDWSTVQVMLDAGRRHGIQQIWDLCHFGYPDDLTPLHPMFARRFAFLCRAFVDFYRQQRPDDVLIVTPINEVSFMSWLGGDVRGTSPYCVGQGWEVKRGLMRAYIEGVAALQEADPTIRILTTEPLIRIVPRFGASAGEVRRAKEFDVNQFQSVDMLCGRICPELGGRPEYLDLLGFNYYYDNQWQLEPHQTLPWANDFNDPRFRLLSHLLKRAYKRYGRPVVLTETSHPGVDRPFWIKMIAEESAAAIRAGVPLLGVCLYPIIDRPDWDHLTPWHRAGLWDVDLGHPEPGLTRVLHEPSAEALRVAQAQVSLAQQKAAKRRFSTVPSSL
- a CDS encoding methylated-DNA--[protein]-cysteine S-methyltransferase, producing MSAASAYLSSPLGLLEIRGTDAGLQAVRFLDNAPAGLYETQKSAVPACLVEPYQQLQAYFGRELREFDLTYAVEQGTDFQQRVWGILPRIGFGHTASYLDLARLLQNPGAVRAVGAANGQNPLAIVWPCHRIIGANGQLTGYAGGLARKKWLLDFERPAAQGELFAFASQPHSGLAQPLNSF
- a CDS encoding alpha/beta hydrolase: MRTFFFQIFPGGLALLFLLVVANEYAVARPSHRTQDVAYVPASDPTFDTERHRLDVYAPKGKSAELRPVVVFIHGGSWDSGNKDFYSFVGRRLAKQGVVAVVINYRLAPAVEVPAMADDCARAVAWTVEHIREYGGDPQRLFLMGHSAGGGLAALLASDNQVLARRGLAQNPVRGVILDDPAGLDMYDYLQKMQYPGDAQYLVPFGKEPAVWRQVSAMYHVTASTPPFLLFVGGETYPSISSSSEKFRQKLVSLGQQPVLKVLPGKKHAPMVLQLYWQHNVIYQDLLPFVGATSGARAVVR
- a CDS encoding SDR family oxidoreductase, with translation MSFSAEKFSSRWSLHGQVALVTGASKGIGAAVATELLALGATVLAVARQAPALEVQVADWKAQGFDAYGFTADVSQAAERQALLADVTSRWPHLHILVNNVGTNIRKPTTDYTSEEYRHLLATNLDSAWELSRAAQPLLQAAGHSSIVNISSVAGLVHVRTGSIYGMTKAALVQLTRNLAAEWASSGIRVNCVAPWYIKTPLANTVLQNESYLQQVVDRTPMGRVGEPEEVAAAVAFLCLPAASYITGQTLSVDGGFSVNGF
- a CDS encoding tetratricopeptide repeat protein, with amino-acid sequence MTPIKSTLLLAAALLVWGITPAHAQRKTKVKTKGEASAAISPANRLLPLFGGLTPAQAEQLVGKAFLADIERSFASRAEASRFFSTKGYEYLTENQADTAQYRFNLAWLLDQKNPEAYRGLGIIASQKATPEASIGLLTQGLAVDPKNANLLSDLGASYLIVYQQSKKKKDLTTASTYLEQAAALDATNADTWQQMARVYFYQEKYPQAWEAIHKGQQINIGSLDFQLITELQAKLPDPSGQFK
- a CDS encoding M4 family metallopeptidase; translated protein: MKKKYPAVALMLLGGLAVSSAYAQDLSRAAGKTLNENGTPYLVEFNAQTKAYSLSQADQALKEQLQLRADDQMLRTKTETDQLGFVHEKYNQYYKGVKVEHASYTVHARQDKVASISGQFERIEGLNTTPSLNSQSALGKALSFVGAKKYMWQDPREEAGLRAMETNDNATYAPQGELVIVRNQLTTNAELAGQPTLAWKFNIYAQQPVSRAYIYVDAHTGEVVMQDNIIKHAAATATFATAYSGTRSLANGTTTGGYYLRETTRGLGIETYNCKKGSSYTAATDFIDADNNWTATEYNNANFDNVAGDAHFGAQATYDYWQAKHTRNSYDNAGAKIKSYVHFDDTPGDGVGYENAYWNGSVMTYGDGASTFKPLAALDVCGHEIGHAVCEKTANLTYQNESGAMNEGFSDIWGACVEAYTAGVYGLAGKSTWLIGEEIKKTGGALRSMSSPNTYGQPDTYKGTYWKATTTSPTSANDYGGVHTNSGVLNYWFYLLAQGGSGTNDIGSAYSVAGIGIDAAAKIAYRTESVYLTASSTYANARTGSISAATDLYGAGSSQVTAVTNAWYAVGVGAAAGGTTPPPTTTYCTSKGTSVAYEWIDYVKLGTIARTSGADGGYYNGTATSTSVAAGSSQTINFSAGYASTAYTEYWKIYIDYNQNGVFTDAGETVVSGSSSSTGTLSSTFTVPATAKSGATRMRVIMSDASATTSCNSYSYGETEDYTINISGGTLAPEAPALAGGMTLTNEVSKKLELYPNPASDVLNISLPGGAEAKTATVTDLRGAKVVGARFENGQLHVATLAKGIYLLTVSDGQKSFHERFVKQ
- a CDS encoding PA14 domain-containing protein codes for the protein MRNLLFCSILGFGLFGGVSAASAQGLGTGLTASYFNNGSLAGAPVLKRLDPAVDFRWAATAPAPELPADNFSVRWEGLLAAPSTGNYKFSVTSAEGVRLWVNGKKVIDTWNGKGSVRLDGNAVSLAAGEKTTIKLEYFDEEGDAGLQLQWMAPGQALQTIPMGNLYPLGSPTTPDPAEAVAAALAAAKAASAPKAAAPKAPAEVPAAKAVVAQPAAAKAATKTAAAKAAPVKAVTAPKTVAAKATEKPAPAAKPTVTSAPAASLAGNVFMLKSKANNTPLEVVDESRPFRGTQAAAMPGRSTPAQWKIESAGEGFYRLLVQGSSKVLEVLGSSTSNGAPLSLWSYYSGNNQLWQIEDAGDGYYKLIAKHSRKALTAKDSADGGIQQWRYKGEPTQQWKLEPATIEVPATTLAANNMPGIGANKMSVYPNPSNGVVQMHYQLAETMPLGWVLYDQRGIVVRVSDYRKQAPGQHNQTLDFTSLPAGDYNLHLTVGTVTTTQPLVIRRPKAEPASPTAAQ
- a CDS encoding phospholipase D-like domain-containing protein; translation: MTSADLLQQFRQAFADVNLSPEEARQLRSNLASFGKSGGSVETLRHQLFALAHERFNTFKDKAVLEWLEEASALLPNGTVSHQESNSTAVPMAYSSQVYFSPGLACVEAIQRFVQEARHTLDICVFTVADDRLTDALLAAHHRGVRLRLLTDNDKVQDRGSDVQQLHAAGIPTRTDRTEYHMHHKFALADGRAVLTGSYNWTRSAAAHNHENLLITQEPAIVGQYLQEFNRLWEEMTVFGAPQKP